From a single Nothobranchius furzeri strain GRZ-AD chromosome 7, NfurGRZ-RIMD1, whole genome shotgun sequence genomic region:
- the gars1 gene encoding glycine--tRNA ligase isoform X2 gives MLLRSAALSLLRTSAEISFSCRPVTVRLCRLSHRQPLGRRPFSTSVCLLKKKKKSLWLQLAEEKTMDGNIEEILAPLRLAVKEQGELVRQMKQEGAPEVDVTKAVAELKARKKALEAKELALQPKDDIVDRPKMEDTLKRRFFYDQAFAIYGGVSGLYDFGPVGCALKNNILQAWRQHFIQEEQILEIDCTMLTPESVLKTSGHVEKFADYMVKDVKNGECFRADHLLKAHLQKLMSDKKCAADRKSEMENVITQLDNYSQQELTDLFVKYNVKSPTTGNELSPPIAFNLMFQTSIGPGGNMPGYLRPETAQGIFLNFKRLLEFNQGKLPFAAAQIGNSFRNEISPRSGLIRVREFTMAEIEHFVDPNEKIHPKFSNVADLDIMLYSSKAQTSGQSAHIMRLGDAVEQGVINNSVLGYFIGRIYLYLTRVGVAKDKLRFRQHMDNEMAHYACDCWDAEAKTSYGWIEIVGCADRSCFDLKCHSRATKVPLVAEKPLKEPKTVNVIQFEPNKGAIGKAYKKDAKIAMEYLSVCDECFVAEQESLLNEAGEFTIETQGKTFRLTKDMVSVKRFQKMLHVEEVVPNVIEPSFGIGRIMYTIFEHTFHVREGDEQRTYFSFPATVAPYKCSVLPLSPNQEFMPFVRELSDAMTKNGVSHKVDDSSGSIGRRYARTDEIGVAFGITVDFDTVNKTPHTATLRDRDSMRQIRAEVSELPGIVRDLANGTFTWAEVESNYPIFEGQETGKKDTSEE, from the exons ATGCTTCTCCGCAGCGCAGCGTTATCACTGCTGAGGACCAGCGCTGAGATTTCCTTCTCCTGTCGGCCGGTAACGGTCCGTTTGTGTCGGCTGTCCCATCGCCAGCCGCTCGGTAGAAGGCCCTTTTCCACCTCGGTCTGCCtgcttaagaaaaagaaaaagagccTGTGGCTGCAGCTTGCGGAAGAAAAGACCATGGACGGAAACATTGAGGAGATTCTCGCCCCTTTGAGGCTTGCTGTGAAAGAACAG GGAGAGCTGGTGCGCCAAATGAAACAGGAAGGAGCTCCTGAAGTGGATGTGACTAAAGCTGTAGCTGAACTGAAAGCAAGGAAGAAAGCTCTAGAAGCCAAG GAACTGGCATTGCAACCCAAAGATGACATTGTTGACAGACCCAAGATGGAGGATACCCTCAAGAGGCGGTTCTTCTATGACCAGGCCTTTGCTATCTATGGAG GTGTGAGTGGCCTGTACGACTTTGGTCCTGTTGGCTGTGCCCTGAAGAACAACATCCTGCAGGCTTGGAGGCAGCACTTCATCCAGGAGGAGCAAATCCTGGAGATCGACTGCACCATGCTGACCCCTGAATCCGTCCTCAA GACTTCAGGACACGTAGAGAAGTTTGCAGACTACATGGTGAAAGACGTGAAGAACGGTGAATGCTTCAGAGCCGACCACCTCCTCAAAG ctcatctccagaAGCTGATGTCCGATAAGAAGTGCGCCGCAGACAGGAAGTCAGAGATGGAGAACGTCATCACTCAG TTGGATAACTACTCCCAACAAGAGCTGACGGACCTCTTTGTCAAATACAACGTGAAGTCGCCGACTACAGGAAACGAGCTCTCTCCCCCCATCGCCTTCAACCTGATGTTCCAGACGTCCATCGGCCCGGGAGGAAACATGCCCGG CTATCTGAGGCCTGAAACCGCTCAGGGAATCTTCCTAAACTTTAAGCGTCTCCTGGAGTTCAACCAGGGCAAACTCCCCTTCGCTGCTGCTCAGATAGGAAACTCCTTCAGGAACGAAATCTCCCCTCGCTCTGGTCTCATCAGAGTCAG GGAGTTCACTATGGCCGAGATTGAGCACTTTGTGGACCCAAATGAGAAAATCCATCCTAAATTCTCCAACGTAGCTGATCTGGACATCATGTTGTACTCCTCCAAAGCCCAGACCAGCGGCCAGTCAGCTCACATTATGAGGCTGGGCGATGCTGTGGAACAA GGAGTGATCAACAACTCCGTGCTGGGATATTTCATCGGGAGGATCTACCTCTACCTTACTAGAGTCGGCGTTGCCAAAGACAAGCTGCGTTTCCGACAGCACATGGATAACGAGATGGCTCACTACGCCTGTGACTGCTGGGACGCCGAGGCCAAAACCTCTTAC GGCTGGATTGAAATTGTTGGCTGCGCTGACCGGTCTTGTTTTGATCTGAAATGCCACTCGAGAGCCACCAAAGTCCCCCTGGTTGCTGAGAAGCCACTGAAAGAACCC AAAACCGTAAACGTCATCCAGTTTGAGCCCAACAAAGGAGCCATTGGGAAGGCTTATAAGAAGGACGCCAAGATAGCCATGGAGTATCTGTCGGTGTGTGACGAGTGTTTCGTAGCGGAGCAGGAGAGTCTGCTGAATGAAGCTGG AGAGTTCACCATCGAGACGCAAGGGAAGACCTTCAGACTGACGAAGGACATGGTCAGTGTGAAGAGATTCCAGAAGATGCTGCATG TGGAGGAAGTTGTTCCCAACGTCATCGAACCTTCGTTTGGCATCGGTAGGATCATGTACACCATCTTTGAACACACATTCCACGTCAGAGAAGGCGACGAACAAAGAACG tATTTCAGCTTCCCTGCTACCGTAGCTCCATACAAATGTTCTGTCCTACCTCTCAGCCCAAATCAGGAGTTCATGCCCTTCGTGAGGGAATTAT CCGATGCGATGACCAAAAACGGCGTGTCTCACAAGGTGGATGACTCCTCCGGGTCCATCGGGCGGCGCTACGCCAGAACAGATGAGATCGGAGTGGCGTTTGGCATCACCGTCGACTTTGACACCGTGAATAAGACGCCTCACACGGCCACTCTGAGGGACCGTGACTCGATGAGGCAAATCAGAGCCGAG GTCAGCGAGCTGCCTGGGATTGTTCGGGACCTCGCCAATGGCACTTTCACCTGGGCAGAAGTGGAGAGCAACTACCCCATCTTTGAAGGACAGGAAACCGGCAAAAAGGACACGTCTGAAGAGTAA
- the gars1 gene encoding glycine--tRNA ligase isoform X1 — translation MLLRSAALSLLRTSAEISFSCRPVTVRLCRLSHRQPLGRRPFSTSVCLLKKKKKSLWLQLAEEKTMDGNIEEILAPLRLAVKEQGELVRQMKQEGAPEVDVTKAVAELKARKKALEAKELALQPKDDIVDRPKMEDTLKRRFFYDQAFAIYGGVSGLYDFGPVGCALKNNILQAWRQHFIQEEQILEIDCTMLTPESVLKTSGHVEKFADYMVKDVKNGECFRADHLLKAHLQKLMSDKKCAADRKSEMENVITQLDNYSQQELTDLFVKYNVKSPTTGNELSPPIAFNLMFQTSIGPGGNMPGYLRPETAQGIFLNFKRLLEFNQGKLPFAAAQIGNSFRNEISPRSGLIRVREFTMAEIEHFVDPNEKIHPKFSNVADLDIMLYSSKAQTSGQSAHIMRLGDAVEQGVINNSVLGYFIGRIYLYLTRVGVAKDKLRFRQHMDNEMAHYACDCWDAEAKTSYGWIEIVGCADRSCFDLKCHSRATKVPLVAEKPLKEPISVNVIQFEPNKGAIGKAYKKDAKIAMEYLSVCDECFVAEQESLLNEAGEFTIETQGKTFRLTKDMVSVKRFQKMLHVEEVVPNVIEPSFGIGRIMYTIFEHTFHVREGDEQRTYFSFPATVAPYKCSVLPLSPNQEFMPFVRELSDAMTKNGVSHKVDDSSGSIGRRYARTDEIGVAFGITVDFDTVNKTPHTATLRDRDSMRQIRAEVSELPGIVRDLANGTFTWAEVESNYPIFEGQETGKKDTSEE, via the exons ATGCTTCTCCGCAGCGCAGCGTTATCACTGCTGAGGACCAGCGCTGAGATTTCCTTCTCCTGTCGGCCGGTAACGGTCCGTTTGTGTCGGCTGTCCCATCGCCAGCCGCTCGGTAGAAGGCCCTTTTCCACCTCGGTCTGCCtgcttaagaaaaagaaaaagagccTGTGGCTGCAGCTTGCGGAAGAAAAGACCATGGACGGAAACATTGAGGAGATTCTCGCCCCTTTGAGGCTTGCTGTGAAAGAACAG GGAGAGCTGGTGCGCCAAATGAAACAGGAAGGAGCTCCTGAAGTGGATGTGACTAAAGCTGTAGCTGAACTGAAAGCAAGGAAGAAAGCTCTAGAAGCCAAG GAACTGGCATTGCAACCCAAAGATGACATTGTTGACAGACCCAAGATGGAGGATACCCTCAAGAGGCGGTTCTTCTATGACCAGGCCTTTGCTATCTATGGAG GTGTGAGTGGCCTGTACGACTTTGGTCCTGTTGGCTGTGCCCTGAAGAACAACATCCTGCAGGCTTGGAGGCAGCACTTCATCCAGGAGGAGCAAATCCTGGAGATCGACTGCACCATGCTGACCCCTGAATCCGTCCTCAA GACTTCAGGACACGTAGAGAAGTTTGCAGACTACATGGTGAAAGACGTGAAGAACGGTGAATGCTTCAGAGCCGACCACCTCCTCAAAG ctcatctccagaAGCTGATGTCCGATAAGAAGTGCGCCGCAGACAGGAAGTCAGAGATGGAGAACGTCATCACTCAG TTGGATAACTACTCCCAACAAGAGCTGACGGACCTCTTTGTCAAATACAACGTGAAGTCGCCGACTACAGGAAACGAGCTCTCTCCCCCCATCGCCTTCAACCTGATGTTCCAGACGTCCATCGGCCCGGGAGGAAACATGCCCGG CTATCTGAGGCCTGAAACCGCTCAGGGAATCTTCCTAAACTTTAAGCGTCTCCTGGAGTTCAACCAGGGCAAACTCCCCTTCGCTGCTGCTCAGATAGGAAACTCCTTCAGGAACGAAATCTCCCCTCGCTCTGGTCTCATCAGAGTCAG GGAGTTCACTATGGCCGAGATTGAGCACTTTGTGGACCCAAATGAGAAAATCCATCCTAAATTCTCCAACGTAGCTGATCTGGACATCATGTTGTACTCCTCCAAAGCCCAGACCAGCGGCCAGTCAGCTCACATTATGAGGCTGGGCGATGCTGTGGAACAA GGAGTGATCAACAACTCCGTGCTGGGATATTTCATCGGGAGGATCTACCTCTACCTTACTAGAGTCGGCGTTGCCAAAGACAAGCTGCGTTTCCGACAGCACATGGATAACGAGATGGCTCACTACGCCTGTGACTGCTGGGACGCCGAGGCCAAAACCTCTTAC GGCTGGATTGAAATTGTTGGCTGCGCTGACCGGTCTTGTTTTGATCTGAAATGCCACTCGAGAGCCACCAAAGTCCCCCTGGTTGCTGAGAAGCCACTGAAAGAACCCATATC CGTAAACGTCATCCAGTTTGAGCCCAACAAAGGAGCCATTGGGAAGGCTTATAAGAAGGACGCCAAGATAGCCATGGAGTATCTGTCGGTGTGTGACGAGTGTTTCGTAGCGGAGCAGGAGAGTCTGCTGAATGAAGCTGG AGAGTTCACCATCGAGACGCAAGGGAAGACCTTCAGACTGACGAAGGACATGGTCAGTGTGAAGAGATTCCAGAAGATGCTGCATG TGGAGGAAGTTGTTCCCAACGTCATCGAACCTTCGTTTGGCATCGGTAGGATCATGTACACCATCTTTGAACACACATTCCACGTCAGAGAAGGCGACGAACAAAGAACG tATTTCAGCTTCCCTGCTACCGTAGCTCCATACAAATGTTCTGTCCTACCTCTCAGCCCAAATCAGGAGTTCATGCCCTTCGTGAGGGAATTAT CCGATGCGATGACCAAAAACGGCGTGTCTCACAAGGTGGATGACTCCTCCGGGTCCATCGGGCGGCGCTACGCCAGAACAGATGAGATCGGAGTGGCGTTTGGCATCACCGTCGACTTTGACACCGTGAATAAGACGCCTCACACGGCCACTCTGAGGGACCGTGACTCGATGAGGCAAATCAGAGCCGAG GTCAGCGAGCTGCCTGGGATTGTTCGGGACCTCGCCAATGGCACTTTCACCTGGGCAGAAGTGGAGAGCAACTACCCCATCTTTGAAGGACAGGAAACCGGCAAAAAGGACACGTCTGAAGAGTAA
- the hhatlb gene encoding hedgehog acyltransferase like, b isoform X1 has product MHEVQRFSFLFIKFFFFKLKEQLLLSSMGIKAALPKYEVYFYSSVLALAVVWATFWISEVSSSSVSRKTFKASLKPGYFGRKMDTADFEWMMWFSTFRSHILFALSGHVLFAKICSVLAPQYRSLVHMVYGLLAVLTSMGWTYIALVLSHCILLYSVSLVKIRWLCFVTGLCTLTTFKCEPFVSWQAGLVEGDFELRHVLFYGGCGFTIMRCMSFALENCERKDGNYTILELLKYNFYLPFFYFGPIMTFDNFYAQANKSDLSRKETEMWNIRLQGLIHLGVIIMVDIFFHFLYILTIPADMKLLKHLSDWALVGVAYFTLVYDWIKAAVMFGVISTVSQLDHLDPPKPPKCITMLYVFAETHFDRGINDWLCKYVYNYLGGRHDGVLEELLATLCTYSIVILWLGPSQVVLLWAFFNCLGLNFELWTSKVSSMEPFVSYEAAMSEAMSRRVRAVFNTFNFWSIVLYNSVALNSLEFAKLVAKRLLLKGFPVTTIVVMFVTYCLVQVIKELERRRALIDDPDPLPPAPTVNAATGPTASTTPPAAAQPEADPNREKAE; this is encoded by the exons ATGCACGAAGTTCAGCGTTTCTCATTTTTgtttataaagttttttttttttaaactgaaaGAACAGCTGCTGCTCTCAAG CATGGGGATCAAAGCTGCTCTTCCCAAGTATGAGGTCTACTTCTACAGCTCGGTGCTGGCTCTGGCCGTGGTCTGGGCCACCTTCTGGATCTCTGAGGTGTCCAGCT CCAGCGTAAGCAGAAAAACATTCAAAGCCAGTTTGAAGCCTGGGTACTTTGGGAGAAAAATG GACACTGCTGATTTTGAGTGGATGATGTGGTTCTCCACCTTTAGATCGCACATCCTGTTTGCGCTCTCTGGTCATGTGCTGTTCGCCAAAATCTGCTCCGTGTTGGCTCCACAG TACAGGTCCCTGGTCCACATGGTGTACGGTCTTCTGGCTGTGTTGACCAGTATGGGCTGGACCTACATCGCCCTCGTGCTGTCCCACTGTATCCTACTCTACAGCGTCTCCTTGGTGAAAATCCGCTGGCTCTGCTTTGTCACTGGCCTCTGCACCCTCACTACTTTTAAATGTGAACCCTTTGTGTCCTGGCAG GCAGGCCTTGTGGAGGGAGACTTTGAGCTTCGTCACGTCCTCTTCTACGGAGGCTGTGGGTTCACCATCATGCGCTGCATGAGCTTTGCTTTGGAAAACTGTGAACGGAAAGATGGGAACTACACCATCCTAGAGCTGCTCAAGTACAACTTCTACCTCCCGTTTTTTTATTTTGGTCCCATCATGACCTTTGACAACTTTTATGCACAA GCCAATAAGTCGGACTTATCCAGGAAGGAAACGGAGATGTGGAATATCAGGCTGCAGGGCCTGATCCATTTAGGAGTCATAATCATGGTGGACATCTTCTTCCACTTTCTATACATCCTCACTATTCCCGCTGACATGAAGCTTCTGAAACACCTCTCTGACTGGGCTTTGG TGGGCGTGGCTTACTTCACTCTGGTTTATGACTGGATAAAAGCAGCCGTCATGTTTGGTGTCATCAGCACTGTGTCCCAGCTGGATCACCTGGACCCACCGAAACCACCAAAGTGCATCACTATGCTCTACGTATTCGCTGAAAC GCATTTTGACAGAGGGATTAACGACTGGCTGTGCAA GTACGTTTACAACTATCTGGGTGGGAGGCACGACGGTGTCCTGGAGGAGCTGCTGGCGACACTTTGCACCTACAGCATTGTCATTCTCTGGTTGGGACCCAGTCAGGTGGTTCTGCTCTGGGCCTTCTTCAACTGTTTGGGTCTCAACTTTGAGCTGTGGACCTCTAAGGTCTCCTCCATGGAGCCGTTTGTCTCCTATGAG GCAGCGATGTCAGAAGCTATGTCCCGACGTGTCAGAGCCGTCTTCAATACTTTCAACTTCTGGAGCATCGTGCTGTACAACTCTGTGGCTTTGAACAGCTTGGAGTTCGCCAAGCTGGTCGCCAAACGGCTCCTTCTCAAAGGGTTCCCTGTCACCACCATCGTTGTGATGTTTGTGACCTACTGTCTGGTTCAAGTGATCAAGGAGCTGGAGAGGAGACGGGCGCTCATCGACGACCCTGATCCCCTTCCTCCTGCACCAACAGTAAACGCTGCAACCGGCCCCACTGCCTCCACGACTCCACCTGCTGCTGCACAGCCAGAGGCAGATCCCAACAGAGAAAAAGCAGAGTAG
- the hhatlb gene encoding hedgehog acyltransferase like, b isoform X2 — protein sequence MGIKAALPKYEVYFYSSVLALAVVWATFWISEVSSSSVSRKTFKASLKPGYFGRKMDTADFEWMMWFSTFRSHILFALSGHVLFAKICSVLAPQYRSLVHMVYGLLAVLTSMGWTYIALVLSHCILLYSVSLVKIRWLCFVTGLCTLTTFKCEPFVSWQAGLVEGDFELRHVLFYGGCGFTIMRCMSFALENCERKDGNYTILELLKYNFYLPFFYFGPIMTFDNFYAQANKSDLSRKETEMWNIRLQGLIHLGVIIMVDIFFHFLYILTIPADMKLLKHLSDWALVGVAYFTLVYDWIKAAVMFGVISTVSQLDHLDPPKPPKCITMLYVFAETHFDRGINDWLCKYVYNYLGGRHDGVLEELLATLCTYSIVILWLGPSQVVLLWAFFNCLGLNFELWTSKVSSMEPFVSYEAAMSEAMSRRVRAVFNTFNFWSIVLYNSVALNSLEFAKLVAKRLLLKGFPVTTIVVMFVTYCLVQVIKELERRRALIDDPDPLPPAPTVNAATGPTASTTPPAAAQPEADPNREKAE from the exons ATGGGGATCAAAGCTGCTCTTCCCAAGTATGAGGTCTACTTCTACAGCTCGGTGCTGGCTCTGGCCGTGGTCTGGGCCACCTTCTGGATCTCTGAGGTGTCCAGCT CCAGCGTAAGCAGAAAAACATTCAAAGCCAGTTTGAAGCCTGGGTACTTTGGGAGAAAAATG GACACTGCTGATTTTGAGTGGATGATGTGGTTCTCCACCTTTAGATCGCACATCCTGTTTGCGCTCTCTGGTCATGTGCTGTTCGCCAAAATCTGCTCCGTGTTGGCTCCACAG TACAGGTCCCTGGTCCACATGGTGTACGGTCTTCTGGCTGTGTTGACCAGTATGGGCTGGACCTACATCGCCCTCGTGCTGTCCCACTGTATCCTACTCTACAGCGTCTCCTTGGTGAAAATCCGCTGGCTCTGCTTTGTCACTGGCCTCTGCACCCTCACTACTTTTAAATGTGAACCCTTTGTGTCCTGGCAG GCAGGCCTTGTGGAGGGAGACTTTGAGCTTCGTCACGTCCTCTTCTACGGAGGCTGTGGGTTCACCATCATGCGCTGCATGAGCTTTGCTTTGGAAAACTGTGAACGGAAAGATGGGAACTACACCATCCTAGAGCTGCTCAAGTACAACTTCTACCTCCCGTTTTTTTATTTTGGTCCCATCATGACCTTTGACAACTTTTATGCACAA GCCAATAAGTCGGACTTATCCAGGAAGGAAACGGAGATGTGGAATATCAGGCTGCAGGGCCTGATCCATTTAGGAGTCATAATCATGGTGGACATCTTCTTCCACTTTCTATACATCCTCACTATTCCCGCTGACATGAAGCTTCTGAAACACCTCTCTGACTGGGCTTTGG TGGGCGTGGCTTACTTCACTCTGGTTTATGACTGGATAAAAGCAGCCGTCATGTTTGGTGTCATCAGCACTGTGTCCCAGCTGGATCACCTGGACCCACCGAAACCACCAAAGTGCATCACTATGCTCTACGTATTCGCTGAAAC GCATTTTGACAGAGGGATTAACGACTGGCTGTGCAA GTACGTTTACAACTATCTGGGTGGGAGGCACGACGGTGTCCTGGAGGAGCTGCTGGCGACACTTTGCACCTACAGCATTGTCATTCTCTGGTTGGGACCCAGTCAGGTGGTTCTGCTCTGGGCCTTCTTCAACTGTTTGGGTCTCAACTTTGAGCTGTGGACCTCTAAGGTCTCCTCCATGGAGCCGTTTGTCTCCTATGAG GCAGCGATGTCAGAAGCTATGTCCCGACGTGTCAGAGCCGTCTTCAATACTTTCAACTTCTGGAGCATCGTGCTGTACAACTCTGTGGCTTTGAACAGCTTGGAGTTCGCCAAGCTGGTCGCCAAACGGCTCCTTCTCAAAGGGTTCCCTGTCACCACCATCGTTGTGATGTTTGTGACCTACTGTCTGGTTCAAGTGATCAAGGAGCTGGAGAGGAGACGGGCGCTCATCGACGACCCTGATCCCCTTCCTCCTGCACCAACAGTAAACGCTGCAACCGGCCCCACTGCCTCCACGACTCCACCTGCTGCTGCACAGCCAGAGGCAGATCCCAACAGAGAAAAAGCAGAGTAG
- the klhl40b gene encoding kelch-like protein 40b — protein MALPVNPMDEPRLYQQTLLQDGLYDLLESDKLIDCVLKIKDKEFPCHRLVLCACSSYFRSIFLSDLEESKKREIVLEDVEPGVMGLILKYLYTSKINVTEQNVQDIFAVANMYQIPSIFTVCVSFLQKRLSISNCLAVFRLGLMLDCPRLAVSARNYALERFQLISRDEDFLQLRPSELAAILTNDNLNVETEEVVFDALMNWVSRDTENRLKELPDLLDCIRLRLVTDEFLKEKVEKHELISSSPELQQKLQLVRDARAGKMPELKKDKSKKEDGGAATDVDNGEKEEEEDLLPAILNDNLRFGMFARNLILMINNAGAVAYDPSENDCFMASLSTQIPKNHSSLVTKENQVFVVGGLFVDEENKEDPLSSYFLQYDPVGSDWLGMPPLPSPRFLFGLGEAENSIFVLGGKDLKEENILDSVLVYDRQSFKWGESESLPYPVYGHSTISHNDVVYVIGGKGDKSCLKDMCAYDAKRFEWKQLAPMKTARSLFGATLHKDQIYVAAGVTDDGLTDSVEVYDIATNTWSDFEAFPQERSSLNLVSLAGCLYCVGGFAMVPLEDSDEILPKEMNDIWRFNETEQKWTGVLREIQYASGATVLGVRLNTLRLTKM, from the exons ATGGCTCTGCCCGTGAACCCGATGGACGAGCCCAGGTTGTACCAGCAGACCTTACTCCAGGACGGCCTGTACGACCTGCTGGAGAGCGACAAACTGATCGATTGTGTGCTGAAGATCAAAGACAAGGAGTTCCCTTGCCACCGCCTGGTACTGTGTGCCTGCAGCTCATACTTCCGCTCCATCTTTCTGTCCGACCTGGAGGAGAGCAAGAAAAGGGAAATTGTGCTGGAGGACGTGGAGCCTGGGGTCATGGGTCTGATCCTGAAGTACCTGTACACCTCTAAAATCAATGTGACCGAGCAGAACGTCCAGGACATCTTCGCTGTCGCTAACATGTACCAGATTCCCTCCATCTTCACGGTTTGTGTGTCTTTTCTGCAAAAGCGTCTGAGCATTAGCAACTGCCTGGCTGTCTTCAGACTCGGCTTGATGCTGGACTGCCCCAGGCTGGCCGTCTCGGCCCGGAATTACGCCTTAGAGCGCTTCCAGCTCATCTCCAGAGACGAGGACTTCCTCCAGCTGCGCCCCAGTGAGCTGGCAGCCATTTTGACCAATGACAATTTGAATGTGGAGACAGAGGAGGTTGTATTCGACGCTCTGATGAACTGGGTGTCCAGGGACACAGAGAACCGGCTGAAAGAACTCCCAGATTTGCTCGACTGCATTCGTTTGCGTCTGGTCACAGATGAGTTTCTGAAGGAAAAAGTGGAGAAACATGAGCTGATCTCATCTAGTCCAGAGCTTCAGCAGAAGCTCCAGCTGGTTAGGGATGCTCGTGCTGGGAAAATGCCGGAGCTCAAAAAGGACAAAAGTAAGAAGGAGGATGGCGGAGCAGCAACAGATGTAGACAACGgggaaaaggaggaggaggaggacctccTACCAGCCATTCTCAATGACAACCTGAGATTTGGAATGTTTGCCAGAAACTTGATCCTGATGATCAACAACGCAGGCGCCGTAGCGTACGACCCATCAGAAAACGACTGCTTTATGGCGTCGCTCTCCACGCAGATCCCCAAGAACCACTCCAGTTTGGTGACCAAAGAGAACCAGGTCTTTGTGGTGGGAGGATTATTCGTTGATGAAGAGAATAAGGAGGACCCACTGAGCTCCTACTTCCTACAG TATGACCCGGTTGGTTCAGACTGGCTTGGGATGCCCCCCCTCCCATCTCCTCGCTTCCTGTTTGGACTGGGTGAGGCCGAGAACTCCATCTTTGTTCTGGGAGGAAAGGACCTGAAGGAGGAGAACATTCTGGATTCAGTTCTGGTCTACGACAGGCA ATCCTTTAAATGGGGAGAATCGGAGTCACTTCCGTACCCGGTCTACGGACATTCAACAATATCACACAATGATGTTGTTTATGTGATCGGAGGAAAGGGAGACAA GAGCTGTCTGAAGGACATGTGCGCGTATGATGCTAAGAGATTTGAATGGAAGCAACTGGCTCCCATGAAGACGGCACGCTCCTTGTTTGGTGCGACTCTTCACAAAGACCAGATTTACGTTGCAGCAGGAGTGACCGACGACGGCCTGACGGACTCCGTGGAGGTCTACGACATCGCTACCAATAC GTGGTCAGATTTTGAGGCGTTTCCACAGGAGCGCAGCTCTCTGAACCTTGTATCGTTGGCGGGTTGCCTTTACTGTGTGGGCGGCTTTGCCATGGTGCCTTTGGAGGACAGCGATGAGATCCTTCCCAAAGAGATGAATGATATTTGGAG GTTTAATGAGACTGAACAGAAGTGGACCGGGGTCCTCAGAGAGATCCAGTACGCATCTGGAGCCACAGTTTTAGGGGTCCGATTAAACACACTGCGTCTCACCAAGATGTGA